GACGAGTCCTCGGGCCGTCGCCGAGGCGCCGGTGGGACCATCATGTCCAGTGTGACCGGCCGTGGCGCTGCCACGCTGATCCGGTGGCGTCTCCGCACCGGCAGGCTCGCGCAGAGCCCGCACCGTCGTCATCGCGGTTCACCCGCCCGCGGGGCAGTATGGAGCGCCATTGCCAGATCCCTCGTCAAGTTTCGCTTGCGGCCTAGCCGGTCAGTTTGATGGCCATGGTCGGACACCGCTTGGCCGCGAGTATGACGTTGGACTGGTCAGATTCGTCGGGGGTGTCATCGACGACCCGCACCTGCTCGTCGTCCTCGCCGAGCTCAAATACCTTGGGAACCAGGCCCACGCAGATCGCGTGGCCTTCACAGCGGCGGTAGTCGACCTCCACCCTCATCGCCGACACTCCTTCACGGTTTTGGCGTGAACGTCGCGGGCAGGGTGGTGATGGCGGCGGTCTCCGTTCCGCGAAACTCGTAGGTGACCGCTTCGGGGTCGACGAGGGTGATGTCGGGCAGCCGGCGCAGGAGCTCCTCGAGGGCAATCCGCAATTCCATCCGTGCGGTCGGCGCGCCGGGGCACGCGTGAACGCCGAACCCGAAGGTCAGGTGCCGGTTCTTGCGTCCGAACTTTCGGTCTATGTCGAACTCGTCGGGGTGCTCGTAGACCTTGGGATCACGGTTGGCCGCCGCCCAGCAGGCCTGGATGTAACTATCTTTGGGAATGTTCGCCCCGCCCAGTTCGACGTCGCGGGTGGCGCGCTTATACAGGCCGAAGAACGGTGTATGCAACCGCAGGGTCTCTTCAACGGCGCCGGGTATGAGGTTGGGATCGGCCTTGATTCGCTCGACCACCTCAGGACGGGTCAACACCTCGTAGAGCAGACTGGCCATCGCAGCCACGCTGGTTCCGTGGCCGGCGATCAGGAATGAGTTCATGATCTGACCGATCTCCAACGGGCCCAACGGTTGTCCGTTCAGTTGGGCTCGGGATAGTTCGGTCAAGAAGTCATCCCGAGGGTTCTCCGCGCGTGCCATGACCTCGGCGGCCCCGAACATGGCGAAGTCCATGAAGGCCTTGGGGCCCTTCTCGGGATCTTCGAAGTCCGCGACGAGCCGCAGCGTCATTTCTCGAACGGTGCTTCGCTTCTCGGGATCGAATCCGATCACACGGCACAGCGCGAACAGCGGAAACTCTTCGCAGAAGTCCTTGACCAGATCGCACGAGCCGTTGGCGGCGAAACTGTCGATGAGTCGGTTGATGTCCTCCCGGACACCGTCCTCGACCAGTGCCGGGGTGTCGGCGTTGAAGGCCTGCGTGATGATCTCCCGCCACGCGGTGTGCTCGGGGGGATCGAATTCCAGCGGCGGGAACCCGGGCCTGTCGACGACCGGCAACACGACCGTGGGCGTGTAGGAGAAGGTCTCCCAGTCGCTGTGCAACTTCTTGACGTCGGCGTAGTCGAGGGCCAGGTAGAAGCCGCCCATTTCGTCACTGTGGGCCACCGGGCAACCGGCCTCCCGGGCACGTTCGAACAATGCCAGTGCCCGATCGGGTGTGGAGGTATAGCTGCTGTAGCCCGACAATTCGGCCTGGAGATCCGTGTCGATCACTTCGGACACCGACAGCTCGGCCTGGACTTCCGGGTCGATCGTTTCGGACATAGGTTATTTCTCTTCCTGGTTGGAATACCGGCTCGTCGGATCAAGAACGGTTTCAGTCGCAGCGCGGGAAGCTTCGCTTGCCACGCCGAACCACACCGGCGGGAGAGGGCGTCCGGCGCAATTGTGGTGCGGCCACCGCGGAGCTCCTTCCCGACCTACGGTGCGTTGGGTCACATACTAGACATAATATTGACCGAGAATCAATGACTCAAAGTCGAGGCCGCCTCGGGTTACCACTGAGCGCCTTGCGCCAACCCACTGCGCCAGGCTTTGCTTGACATCAAGTCAACGAACCGGTACATAGGAGCCTGAGCTTGGCGGCGGCGTAGCCAGTGGGCTATCGCGCCGATAGACGAACCGTTGATCGATCCATCGCATCGGTGACGGCCGTGATATTGCGGAGATCAACATGCCACAACTCCTTCACGGCGAGGACGGGGCCGCCGTCGAAACGCTTGAGGTGACGGTGCGTGACGCCGCGCTGATAGCGGAGGGCTGCCTCGGCCTGGTGTTGCAGAAGTCCGATGGGACCGAGCTTCCGGTGTGGGCACCCGGTGCCCACATCGATCTGCTACTCGGCGACGGCCTTGTCCGGCAGTACTCGTTGTGCGGGGACCCGTCGGACAAATTGTCGTGGCGCCTGGGGATCCTGCGGGAGCCCAATAGCCGGGGCGGCAGCAGTTACCTACACGACCAGGTACACGTCGGATCCACCCTGCGGGTCGCGGGGCCGCGCAATCATTTTCACCTGGATCCGGCTGAACACTATCTTTTCGTCGCGGGGGGCATCGGCATCACGCCCATTTTGACCATGGTTCATGCCGCCGAAGCGGCTGGGGCGCAATGGCGATTGCTCTACGGCGGCCGGTCCCGGACCGCCATGGCGTTTGTTGACGAGCTCGAGAAGTTCGGGGATCGGGTCGTGATCCGCCCGCAGGACGAGTTCGGCCTGCTCGATCTAGCGGCCTTTGTCCGCGACGCCGACAAAGACACCGCCGTTTATTGCTGCGGGCCCGAGCCGTTGATCACCGCGATGGAAAACGTCTGCGCAACCGAATCACTCGCCCTGCACGTCGAACGCTTCGCGCCGAAGCCGGTCACCGACGCCGGCCCCAACGAGGAGTTCGAGCTCGTGTGCGCACAATCGGGCATAACGCTGACGGTGCCGGCGGATTCGACGATCCTCGCCGAGGTTCGCAAGGCGGGCATCGAGGTCCTGAGCTCGTGCTCGGAGGGCACCTGCGGGACCTGCGAGACGGACGTACTCGAAGGGGTACCGGATCATCGCGATTCATTTTTGACCCCCGAAGAACGCAAGGCCGGCGAGTCGATGATGATCTGCGTTTCGCGCTGCCTTGGCAAGCGCCTCGTTCTCGATCTGTGAACTGATCCGCGCCCTAACGTCGACGGCCGGTTTTTGTCGTACCCGGTTGCGATGATGTGGTTATGTCTTCGATCGCATCTCCTCCGGTGGTGGTGAGCCCTAAAGAGCGCCTGGCGGTGCTCTTTGCGGAGTTGGCGGAGTTGGCCGGTCAGCGCAACGCCATTGATGGGCGCCTCGTAGAGATCGTGGCCGAGATCGATCGCGACGGGCTGTGCGGGATGACGGGGGCACGTTCGGTGGCGGCGCTGGTGGCCTGGAAGCTGGGCTCGTCCTCGGCCAACGCCCACACCATCGCCACCGTGGCGCACCGGCTGGAGGAGTTTCCGCGCTGCGCGGCGGACATGCGGGCAGGTCGGCTGTCGCTGGATCAAATCGGGGTCATCGCCGCCCGCGCCGGGCAGGGATCTGATGAGCATTATGCGCAGTTGGCCGGGGTCGCCACGGTCAGCCAGCTGCGCACCGCGGTCAAGCTCGAACCGCGACCGGCTCCCGATCCTCGGCCGGCACCGCAGCCCTCGATCACCAAGACCCCCGGTGAGGAGTTCAGCCGTTGGCGGATCACCCTCTCAAAGCTGGATGCGGCGAAGTTCGAGGCCGCTCTGGCGGCTCATCGTGAGGCGCTGATCGCCCAGTGGAAACACGAGCGCGCCCCCGGCCAGCCCCCAGCTGAGGCCGCGGCGCCGATGCCCGGCGACCTCGAGGCGTTTATGCGCCTGATCGAGACCGGCTGGGATGTCGAGGCGGTACGGCGCCCCCACGGGCAGCACACCACAGTGGTGGCCCACCTCGACGTGGCCGCACACGCGGCTGCGCTGCACCTGGGTCCGCTGCTGTCCGACGCCGAACGCCGCTATGTGACTTGTGATGCCAGCTGTGAAGTCTGGTTCGAACGCGACGGCCAGGTCATCGGCGCCGGGCGGGCGAGCCGGGTGATCAACCGGCGGCTGCGCCGCGCTCTCGAGCACCGCCAGCCCAGCTGCGCGGTCCCCGGCTGTGAGGCCACCCGCGGCCTGCACGCCCACCACATCGTCCACTGGGAAGACGGCGGTGCCACCGAGCTGGCCAACCTGGTGCTGGTCTGCCCCTATCACCACCGGCTACACCACCAAGGCCTCATCACCATCACCGGGCCCCCAGACAATCTCACCGTCACCGACGAGGACGGACAACCACTGCACCCCGGACCGCTCGCACGCCCACCCAAACTGCCCCCGCCGGCCGTGCCGCCGTGGCCCGGGCCCCTCGGCGAACGCGCCGACTGGTGGTGGTACACACCCTTCCAACCCCAACCACCACCTAGCAACAACTAGAACAGGTTGGGACACAGAGAGTTCCGTTCGCGTCATCCGCTGCTAACGGATCGCGATAATCAACGCCGACAACCGGGCCGCAGCGGCGCTGACATGCATGCCGATTTGAGCCCAGTCGGCCTTCGGGTCACAGCATGTCCGGTTCCACGACTCCGGGTTCGATGCCCAACAAGTGGCGGCCAGCCTGCTCGTAGCTGATCTGTGCGTTGAAGATCACGTGCCGCGACCCGATAGCGAAGTCGCGCCAATAGCGTTGTGCGGCCGCAGTTGTTGCGAATCCGGAGGATCCCCCTAGATCCAGCAGCCGCTCGATGGCGTCATGCAGCAGTCGGATCACTAGAGCACCCTCGCCGCGGGCTTCGGTGCGTTCCTCAACCGACTGCACCCGGCCCTCGGATGCCGCGGCGTCGATGCGGGCGCACGAGTCCTCCACCATGCGCCGCGCCGCTTGAATCTGGGTAACGGCTTCACCGATGGAGGCGTGATACGCCGCCGAATCGCTCTTGTGCGCGTAGCTGCTATAGATGATGGGCCCCGCGCTCTTGGCGGCGATCACCTCGAGCAACCCCTCCGCGCATCCGACCAGAACGCCCAATGCCTTTGCTCGCAGGATCGGGTAGTTGACCCAGTAGTCGCTGGCAACGCGAACGGCTTCGTCGACGGTGGCCGGCGGTGAGACCGCGATGTCGGAAAAGGCGGCAATCATGCCTGCCGGCACGGTTACGTCGTTGGCTACCACGGTGTCCGACCCGGTGCCCTTCATTCCGGAGACCTGCCACGTGTAGTCCAGCGCGACGTCGGACATGGGCATCACCGCGAGCACGGGCAGCTGCTCGGGCGAGACCGCAGGCACCATCGTCCAGGCGGCGTGGTGCGACCCCGTCGCATAGCTCCACCGTCCGGTGAGTCGATAGCCGTTCCCGTCGGCCACCAGGTGGCCAATTCCGTTCTGCGGTGAACAAATAAGAGGAACGCCGTCGGCGAAGACGTGCTCCTGGATAGCCGCCGGCAACTTCGAGGCGAACCACAGGCAGGAGTTGTAGATGGTGTAAACCCAGGCGGTCGACGGACATCCCTTGGCCAGTTCCGCTGCGACCCTGGCCATCGAGCGGCTCGACTGCGCCAGCCCGCCCACCCGCCGGGGCCCGGCCATCGAGAAGACGCCGATTTCAGTGAGCTTGTCGACGACCTCGCGGCTCAACTCGCTGTTCTGTTCGTGCTCTGCCGCTTTGCTTTCCAATAGCGGGCGCACGGATTTGGCCCTGGCGATGAGTTCGTCGGCCAGCTCGTCCTGGAACGAAAAGAACTCGGCCTGTTGCCCGGGGCGAGTGTCTTGGTCGATAGACATGGACAAATACCTTTCTAGGTAAGGGAGGACCGTCGGATCAGGCCAACGGGCGGTCGCCTGCGGAACGGCATGAAGGCACGTGGAGTCGCTCTTGACTGCGAAGGCGCCGCTCCGCGAAGGGCTTTCGCGCCCGCACCTTCCTCGGTGGTCACAATTGGCATCGATTCCTGTAGCGAGCGGCTCGGCATTCCCATTGCGCCTCCCAAGTCTGTGCTTGTCGGCGAGCCGGTGTGAGGCCAGCTCTGGACGCACCACCTGACCACAGATAGTGGCCAGGTGGTGCCCGTCAAAGAGTAGCTGTCTTTGACTGATTGTCAATGACTTGAAGTCGACGAATTTGTGCGCGCCATCCCCCCGCCGCGCGCCGATCCGACGCGCAACAGTTCAGTCGAGCCGGATTTCGTGGACAAAGCCCTCGATCACCGGGCCTGTTCAGTCCCTTCGCGCAGCTGACGGATCGCTTTGTCGACCGGCTTTTTCAGCGAGGGATCAAGTTGGGCGGCACCGCGCAGAGCCGCAATCGTCTGCTCGAACAGCACATCGGTCAGCGCGGTGACATCGAAGGGCTGGTCATTTTGGTGCCAGAAGGCGGCGACAGCGTCAACGGCGGCTGTCGCCGCGCGAAGCATCATCCTCAAGGCCGGCTTTTGCGGATCCAGGCCGAGGGCGGTGCACCCGCGATCGATCTCTCGCCAACGCTGCTCCTCGAAGAAGGCCCATGCCTCCGGGTCGGCGCCCCGGCCGCCGAGGACCAATCGGGTGGCGAGGCCGCGATGCCTGGCCAGATAGGCGAACTGGTTGTAGTAGCGCTGCCGCATCTGTGCGCCCGGGGGCTGCTCGGGGTCAACCTGGTGCGCTGCGTCGAACTCTCGGGCCGCATCCTCCATCGCCGCGAGGTACAGGCCGCGCTTGTTCTTGAAGTAGTGGAAGAGCAGCCCATGAGCGACGCCGGCGGCGGTGGCGATGTCGCTGACCGCGACGTCGTCGTAGTGCTGGGCGGAGAACGCCTCGACGGCGACATCGAGAATCCGGCGGCGGGTCTCTTCAGCCTGAATCTTTCGAGGCGCTAAGTCCGACTTGGTGCTCACACGCGGCCCCTTTTTGGTTGCCCTGCATCACCCGACATCGATATACCACCACAGATTATTGCCTATCGAGGCATTTATCCGACTTCAAGTCATTGACTGGAAATCAATATGGCCCTAGTGTGAGCCTGCGCACGTCGAGTCGTCGGCGGCAGGCCTCGGCCATACCCCCGGTCTGCTGCCCGTCGGCTCGCCGCGTCGCAGGATCCGGCGATGTACGCCGAGGACCGGCCACCACCATTCGGAGAAGACGATGACCGCACGCCCCCGTCTGGCCCATTTTGTGCTGCAGACCAGTCAACTGCCGACGATGCGCGATTGGTATCTGAAAGTCCTTGGTGCACACGCTGTCTACGAAAACGCCGCAATGTGCTTTCTGACCTTCGACGATGAGCATCACCGGCTCGCCCTGCTGGGGTTGCCGCCCGGCGTGCTCGGCGAGCGGACGCCGCTGACCACCGGCATGGCGCATTCGGCGTTCACCTTTCCCTCGCTCGGCGATCTGCTCGACAAGTACCAAGAGCTCAGGGAGGTCGGCATCGAGCCGCGGGTGCCGGTCCAGCACGGCGTCACCACGTCGATCTACTACCGCGATCCCGACGGGAACATGGTCGAGCTGCAGATCGACAACTTCGCCACCCCGGGCGAGGCCACCGACTACATGAACGGCCCCGAGTATGCCGCCGACCCCATCGGCCCCAGTTTCGACGCCGACGAACTCGTCAAGGCCTACAGAGCGGGGACCCCGGTTGCCG
This genomic interval from Mycobacterium sp. SMC-2 contains the following:
- a CDS encoding PDR/VanB family oxidoreductase, with protein sequence MPQLLHGEDGAAVETLEVTVRDAALIAEGCLGLVLQKSDGTELPVWAPGAHIDLLLGDGLVRQYSLCGDPSDKLSWRLGILREPNSRGGSSYLHDQVHVGSTLRVAGPRNHFHLDPAEHYLFVAGGIGITPILTMVHAAEAAGAQWRLLYGGRSRTAMAFVDELEKFGDRVVIRPQDEFGLLDLAAFVRDADKDTAVYCCGPEPLITAMENVCATESLALHVERFAPKPVTDAGPNEEFELVCAQSGITLTVPADSTILAEVRKAGIEVLSSCSEGTCGTCETDVLEGVPDHRDSFLTPEERKAGESMMICVSRCLGKRLVLDL
- a CDS encoding HNH endonuclease signature motif containing protein; translated protein: MSSIASPPVVVSPKERLAVLFAELAELAGQRNAIDGRLVEIVAEIDRDGLCGMTGARSVAALVAWKLGSSSANAHTIATVAHRLEEFPRCAADMRAGRLSLDQIGVIAARAGQGSDEHYAQLAGVATVSQLRTAVKLEPRPAPDPRPAPQPSITKTPGEEFSRWRITLSKLDAAKFEAALAAHREALIAQWKHERAPGQPPAEAAAPMPGDLEAFMRLIETGWDVEAVRRPHGQHTTVVAHLDVAAHAAALHLGPLLSDAERRYVTCDASCEVWFERDGQVIGAGRASRVINRRLRRALEHRQPSCAVPGCEATRGLHAHHIVHWEDGGATELANLVLVCPYHHRLHHQGLITITGPPDNLTVTDEDGQPLHPGPLARPPKLPPPAVPPWPGPLGERADWWWYTPFQPQPPPSNN
- a CDS encoding cytochrome P450, giving the protein MSETIDPEVQAELSVSEVIDTDLQAELSGYSSYTSTPDRALALFERAREAGCPVAHSDEMGGFYLALDYADVKKLHSDWETFSYTPTVVLPVVDRPGFPPLEFDPPEHTAWREIITQAFNADTPALVEDGVREDINRLIDSFAANGSCDLVKDFCEEFPLFALCRVIGFDPEKRSTVREMTLRLVADFEDPEKGPKAFMDFAMFGAAEVMARAENPRDDFLTELSRAQLNGQPLGPLEIGQIMNSFLIAGHGTSVAAMASLLYEVLTRPEVVERIKADPNLIPGAVEETLRLHTPFFGLYKRATRDVELGGANIPKDSYIQACWAAANRDPKVYEHPDEFDIDRKFGRKNRHLTFGFGVHACPGAPTARMELRIALEELLRRLPDITLVDPEAVTYEFRGTETAAITTLPATFTPKP
- a CDS encoding acyl-CoA dehydrogenase family protein → MSIDQDTRPGQQAEFFSFQDELADELIARAKSVRPLLESKAAEHEQNSELSREVVDKLTEIGVFSMAGPRRVGGLAQSSRSMARVAAELAKGCPSTAWVYTIYNSCLWFASKLPAAIQEHVFADGVPLICSPQNGIGHLVADGNGYRLTGRWSYATGSHHAAWTMVPAVSPEQLPVLAVMPMSDVALDYTWQVSGMKGTGSDTVVANDVTVPAGMIAAFSDIAVSPPATVDEAVRVASDYWVNYPILRAKALGVLVGCAEGLLEVIAAKSAGPIIYSSYAHKSDSAAYHASIGEAVTQIQAARRMVEDSCARIDAAASEGRVQSVEERTEARGEGALVIRLLHDAIERLLDLGGSSGFATTAAAQRYWRDFAIGSRHVIFNAQISYEQAGRHLLGIEPGVVEPDML
- a CDS encoding VOC family protein, whose amino-acid sequence is MTARPRLAHFVLQTSQLPTMRDWYLKVLGAHAVYENAAMCFLTFDDEHHRLALLGLPPGVLGERTPLTTGMAHSAFTFPSLGDLLDKYQELREVGIEPRVPVQHGVTTSIYYRDPDGNMVELQIDNFATPGEATDYMNGPEYAADPIGPSFDADELVKAYRAGTPVAELTTRTWAKTTTQVNPFELLTTA
- a CDS encoding TetR/AcrR family transcriptional regulator; the protein is MSTKSDLAPRKIQAEETRRRILDVAVEAFSAQHYDDVAVSDIATAAGVAHGLLFHYFKNKRGLYLAAMEDAAREFDAAHQVDPEQPPGAQMRQRYYNQFAYLARHRGLATRLVLGGRGADPEAWAFFEEQRWREIDRGCTALGLDPQKPALRMMLRAATAAVDAVAAFWHQNDQPFDVTALTDVLFEQTIAALRGAAQLDPSLKKPVDKAIRQLREGTEQAR
- a CDS encoding ferredoxin, producing MRVEVDYRRCEGHAICVGLVPKVFELGEDDEQVRVVDDTPDESDQSNVILAAKRCPTMAIKLTG